From a region of the Panthera uncia isolate 11264 chromosome B1, Puncia_PCG_1.0, whole genome shotgun sequence genome:
- the MFAP3L gene encoding microfibrillar-associated protein 3-like isoform X2 gives MDRLKNHLPVCFLPTVPFLILVSTLAAAKSVTNSTLNGTDIVLGSVPVIIARTDHIIVKEGNSALINCSVYGIPEPQFKWYNSIGKLLTEDEEKGGGKWQMHDSGLLNITKVSFSDRGKYTCVASNIHGTVNNTVTLRVIFTSGDMGVYYMVVCLVAFTVVMVLNITRLCMMSSHLKKTEKAINEFFRTEGAEKLQKAFEIAKRIPIITSAKTLELAKVTQFKTMEFARYIEELARSVPLPPLIMNCRTIMEEIMEVVGLEEQGQNFVRHTPEGQEASDRDEVYTIPNSLKRSDSPTADSDASSLHEQPQQIAIKVSVHPQSKKDHVDDQDGMQFEVKDEEETEPSADRSPETAEPSTDVTSTELTSEESTPIEVLECHVLHGP, from the exons ATGGATCGACTGAAGAACCATCTGCCTGTGTGCTTTCTACCTACTGTGCCCTTTTTAATCCTAGTATCCACTCTAGCGGCTGCTAAGAGTGTGACTAATAGCACTTTAAATGGCACTGACAttgtcttgggctctgtgcctgtAATCATTGCCAGAACTGACCATATCATAGTCAAGGAAGGGAACAGTGCCTTGATTAATTGTAGTGTTTATGGTATCCCTGAGCCACAATTCAAGTGGTATAATTCCATTGGCAAGCTGCTGACAGAAGacgaggagaaaggaggag GAAAATGGCAGATGCATGACAGCGGCCTCCTGAACATCACCAAGGTGTCTTTTTCAGACCGAGGTAAATACACATGTGTTGCTTCTAACATCCATGGCACTGTGAACAACACGGTGACCCTGAGAGTCATCTTTACCTCTGGAGACATGGGCGTCTACTACATGGTCGTCTGCCTTGTGGCCTTCACCGTTGTCATGGTCCTCAATATCACCCGCCTGTGCATGATGAGCAGTCACCTGAAGAAGACTGAGAAAGCCATCAATGAGTTCTTTAGGACAGAAGGCGCAGAGAAGCTGCAAAAGGCATTTGAGATTGCCAAGCGGATCCCCATCATCACCTCAGCCAAAACTCTAGAGCTTGCCAAAGTCACCCAGTTCAAAACCATGGAGTTTGCACGCTATATCGAAGAGCTTGCCAGGAGtgtgcctctgcctcccctcatTATGAACTGCAGGACCATCATGGAGGAAATCATGGAGGTGGTCGGGCTTGAGGAGCAGGGGCAGAATTTTGTGCGGCACACTCCAGAAGGCCAGGAGGCCTCAGACAGGGATGAGGTTTACACAATCCCAAACTCCCTGAAGAGAAGTGACTCCCCCACTGCTGACTCGGACGCCTCGTCGCTGCACGAGCAGCCTCAGCAAATTGCCATCAAGGTGTCTGTGCACCCACAGTCCAAAAAAGATCACGTGGATGACCAAGACGGCATGCAATTTGAGGTCAAAGATGAAGAGGAGACAGAACCGTCAGCCGACCGTTCCCCGGAAACTGCAGAGCCTTCCACAGATGTAACATCCACAGAGCTAACGTCTGAAGAGTCAACACCTATCGAG gttttGGAATGCCATGTTCTGCATGGGCCTTAA
- the MFAP3L gene encoding microfibrillar-associated protein 3-like isoform X1 produces the protein MDRLKNHLPVCFLPTVPFLILVSTLAAAKSVTNSTLNGTDIVLGSVPVIIARTDHIIVKEGNSALINCSVYGIPEPQFKWYNSIGKLLTEDEEKGGGKWQMHDSGLLNITKVSFSDRGKYTCVASNIHGTVNNTVTLRVIFTSGDMGVYYMVVCLVAFTVVMVLNITRLCMMSSHLKKTEKAINEFFRTEGAEKLQKAFEIAKRIPIITSAKTLELAKVTQFKTMEFARYIEELARSVPLPPLIMNCRTIMEEIMEVVGLEEQGQNFVRHTPEGQEASDRDEVYTIPNSLKRSDSPTADSDASSLHEQPQQIAIKVSVHPQSKKDHVDDQDGMQFEVKDEEETEPSADRSPETAEPSTDVTSTELTSEESTPIEVLDRVLPPAHLETSEPAVAQDRNTCIIYESHV, from the exons ATGGATCGACTGAAGAACCATCTGCCTGTGTGCTTTCTACCTACTGTGCCCTTTTTAATCCTAGTATCCACTCTAGCGGCTGCTAAGAGTGTGACTAATAGCACTTTAAATGGCACTGACAttgtcttgggctctgtgcctgtAATCATTGCCAGAACTGACCATATCATAGTCAAGGAAGGGAACAGTGCCTTGATTAATTGTAGTGTTTATGGTATCCCTGAGCCACAATTCAAGTGGTATAATTCCATTGGCAAGCTGCTGACAGAAGacgaggagaaaggaggag GAAAATGGCAGATGCATGACAGCGGCCTCCTGAACATCACCAAGGTGTCTTTTTCAGACCGAGGTAAATACACATGTGTTGCTTCTAACATCCATGGCACTGTGAACAACACGGTGACCCTGAGAGTCATCTTTACCTCTGGAGACATGGGCGTCTACTACATGGTCGTCTGCCTTGTGGCCTTCACCGTTGTCATGGTCCTCAATATCACCCGCCTGTGCATGATGAGCAGTCACCTGAAGAAGACTGAGAAAGCCATCAATGAGTTCTTTAGGACAGAAGGCGCAGAGAAGCTGCAAAAGGCATTTGAGATTGCCAAGCGGATCCCCATCATCACCTCAGCCAAAACTCTAGAGCTTGCCAAAGTCACCCAGTTCAAAACCATGGAGTTTGCACGCTATATCGAAGAGCTTGCCAGGAGtgtgcctctgcctcccctcatTATGAACTGCAGGACCATCATGGAGGAAATCATGGAGGTGGTCGGGCTTGAGGAGCAGGGGCAGAATTTTGTGCGGCACACTCCAGAAGGCCAGGAGGCCTCAGACAGGGATGAGGTTTACACAATCCCAAACTCCCTGAAGAGAAGTGACTCCCCCACTGCTGACTCGGACGCCTCGTCGCTGCACGAGCAGCCTCAGCAAATTGCCATCAAGGTGTCTGTGCACCCACAGTCCAAAAAAGATCACGTGGATGACCAAGACGGCATGCAATTTGAGGTCAAAGATGAAGAGGAGACAGAACCGTCAGCCGACCGTTCCCCGGAAACTGCAGAGCCTTCCACAGATGTAACATCCACAGAGCTAACGTCTGAAGAGTCAACACCTATCGAGGTATTAGATAGAGTCCTGCCACCAGCTCACCTGGAAACTTCAGAGCCAGCAGTGGCACAGGACAGAAACACCTGCATTATTTACGAAAGCCATGTCTAA